The Magnolia sinica isolate HGM2019 chromosome 10, MsV1, whole genome shotgun sequence genome includes a window with the following:
- the LOC131217546 gene encoding auxin response factor 19-like, whose protein sequence is MKAPANGATANPCDGERKSINPELWHACAGPLVTLPPVGSYVVYFPQGHSEQVAASMQKDADAHIPNYPNLPSKLICLLHNVTLHADAETDEVYAQMTLQPVNTYEKEALLASDLALKTTKPQTEFFCKTLTASDTSTHGGFSVPRRAAEKIFPPLDFSMQPPAQELVARDLHDNAWTFRHIYRGQPKRHLLTTGWSLFVSGKRLFAGDSVLFIRDEKSQLLLGIRRANRQPMNMSSSVLSSDSMHIGILAAAAHAAANHSPFTVFYNPRASPSEFVIPLAKYNKAIYGNQISLGMRFRMMFETEESGTRRYMGTITGISDLDPVRWKNSQWRNLQVGWDESTAGERRNRVSIWEIEPVAAPFFICPPPFFRSKRPRQPGMSDDESSDMEGLFKRAMPWLGDEICIKDPQSPSSLLPGLSLVQWMNMQQNPSLANTTMQPDCLRSLTGPVLQNLAATDLSRQFGLQAQMLQQNNLQLASTRPPQQPQQLDHLPKLPVTLNQMTSVNRPQQQQMDVINQQQRQHLMNQTLAQNQTQAQILLPNHIQQQQQQPQQPLIQNHQPQTNLPPNQQQQQLNVSMNQQHNRLPVQHSHQAANQQLQLSEHQIQLQLLQKLQQQQQSVLSQPAFQQPQLSQLQEQQRQPLEVPQHLPNPNLLSQQQMIPQQMVKNTQVSIPFSQPMQHQPQQKLQQQSAMLSDLPGLGFPQQPSTNLLSTPPSHLLAVGGAQSVITDDVPSCSTSPSTNNCSALPQPILNRTHRGMVTTEEMAQSAATVLSPGTLEAMATGTNLAKELQKSDNHIKPSMRISKISQGPDAQTHLNVPQTDYLDTTSSGTSVCLSHTDGPLQQNFPLSSFNPSAMLFRDTVQDGGVHTDPRNNVLFGVNIDGPLGIPLTPDPSLTKSMGSGKDFENHLSSGDVLTNFGSSKEIQPDLSSSIVSQSFGVPDIAFDPGVSLDSTINDGSFLNGGSWAPAPQFQRLRTFTKVYKRGAVGRSVDITRYSGYEELKQDLARRFGIEGQLEDRQRIGWKLVYVDHENDVLLVGDDPWEEFVNCVRSIKILSPQEVQQMSLDGDLGNNVLLNQACSSSDGGNTWKNGGGQCDQISGNPSTGSQDH, encoded by the exons ATGAAGGCACCGGCGAATGGAGCGACGGCAAATCCCTGCGACG GGGAGAGGAAGAGCATCAACCCGGAGCTGTGGCATGCGTGCGCCGGACCGCTCGTTACGCTGCCGCCCGTCGGAAGCTACGTGGTCTACTTCCCTCAAGGCCACAGCGAGCAG GTTGCAGCTTCTATGCAGAAGGATGCCGATGCTCACATCCCAAACTACCCAAATCTGCCCTCAAAGTTGATTTGCCTCCTTCACAATGTCACGTTGCAT GCTGATGCAGAGACAGATGAAGTTTATGCTCAGATGACACTTCAGCCGGTCAATACA TATGAGAAGGAGGCATTATTGGCATCAGATCTTGCACTCAAGACAACTAAGCCGCAGACGGAGTTTTTCTGTAAGACGCTAACTGCCAGTGATACTAGCACTCATGGAGGTTTCTCTGTACCGCGCCGTGCAGCAGAGAAGATCTTCCCTCCTCTT GACTTTTCAATGCAACCACCTGCTCAAGAACTGGTCGCTAGAGACTTGCATGATAATGCATGGACCTTCCGGCATATCTACCGAG GTCAGCCAAAGCGGCATTTACTTACAACTGGTTGGAGTCTATTCGTGAGTGGAAAGAGGCTGTTTGCTGGTGATTCTGTCTTATTTATTAG AGACGAAAAATCACAGCTTCTCTTGGGTATCAGGCGAGCTAACAGGCAGCCTATGAATATGTCGTCATCGGTTTTATCAAGTGATAGTATGCATATTGGGATTCTAGCAGCAGCTGCCCACGCTGCCGCAAACCACAGCCCCTTCACCGTATTCTACAATCCTAG GGCCAGTCCATCAGAATTTGTTATTCCTTTAGCCAAGTACaacaaggccatctatggcaaccAAATATCCCTGGGCATGCGCTTCCGAATGATGTTTGAAACTGAAGAGTCGGGAACAAGAAG GTATATGGGTACAATCACTGGCATCAGTGATTTAGATCCTGTGAGGTGGAAAAATTCGCAGTGGCGTAATCTACAG GTCGGTTGGGATGAGTCCACTGCTGGTGAAAGGCGTAATCGGGTCTCAATCTGGGAGATTGAACCTGTGGCAGCTCCATTTTTCATCTGCCCGCCGCCATTTTTCAGATCAAAGCGCCCCAGACAACCGGGAATGTCAG ATGACGAGTCGTCCGACATGGAGGGCCTTTTCAAGAGAGCAATGCCTTGGCTTGGCGATGAAATCTGTATAAAGGATCCTCAGTCTCCAAGTTCCCTACTCCCAGGGCTGAGCTTAGTTCAATGGATGAACATGCAGCAAAATCCTTCACTTGCAAACACAACCATGCAGCCAGACTGTTTACGCTCACTGACCGGACCTGTGCTCCAAAACCTTGCTGCAACGGATCTCTCCCGTCAGTTTGGGTTGCAGGCGCAGATGTTGCAGCAGAACAACTTGCAATTAGCTTCTACTAGGCCACCTCAACAACCCCAACAACTAGATCACCTTCCAAAGCTACCTGTCACATTAAACCAAATGACCTCTGTTAATCGGCCACAGCAACAACAAATGGATGTCATTAATCAGCAGCAAAGGCAGCATTTGATGAATCAGACGCTTGCCCAGAACCAAACTCAAGCCCAGATTCTACTTCCAAACCACattcaacagcagcagcagcaacctcAGCAACCGTTGATCCAGAATCACCAGCCTCAAACTAACCTCCCCCCAAACCAGCAACAACAACAGCTGAATGTCAGTATGAATCAACAGCACAACCGACTGCCGGTTCAGCACTCTCACCAAGCAGCAAATCAGCAATTACAGTTGTCTGAACATCAGATTCAGCTGCAACTGTTGCAGAAActtcagcagcagcaacagtcaGTCTTGTCACAACCTGCATTCCAACAGCCTCAATTGTCCCAACTACAAGAGCAGCAGAGACAACCCCTTGAAGTGCCGCAACATTTACCAAACCCGAATTTGCTTTCTCAGCAACAAATGATCCCACAGCAGATGGTGAAGAACACCCAGGTAAGCATCCCGTTTTCTCAGCCGATGCAACACCAGCCACAGCAGAAGCTTCAACAGCAATCAGCCATGCTGTCCGACCTGCCTGGATTGGGGTTCCCTCAGCAGCCATCAACCAATCTGCTCTCAACTCCTCCCAGCCATTTATTGGCAGTGGGAGGAGCTCAGTCAGTAATAACTGACGATGTTCCATCTTGTTCCACATCACCTTCGACAAACAACTGTTCTGCCCTTCCTCAACCAATCTTAAACAGAACCCACCGTGGAATGGTCACAACCGAGGAAATGGCTCAGTCAGCAGCGACTGTTTTGAGCCCTGGCACTTTGGAAGCCATGGCTACTGGCACGAATCTAGCAAAGGAGTTACAGAAATCTGATAACCATATCAAGCCTTCGATGCGCATTTCCAAGATTAGTCAAGGGCCAGATGCACAGACACATTTAAATGTCCCACAAACAGATTACTTGGACACAACATCTTCAGGAACATCGGTCTGCCTCTCTCACACTGATGGGCCATTGCAGCAGAACTTCCCATTGTCTTCTTTTAATCCATCAGCAATGTTGTTCAGAGATACGGTCCAAGATGGTGGGGTTCACACTGATCCTAGGAATAATGTTTTATTTGGAGTAAACATTGATGGACCACTAGGAATACCGTTGACTCCTGATCCTTCACTCACAAAGAGCATGGGATCAGGGAAGGATTTCGAGAATCACCTCTCATCTGGGGACGTGCTGACCAACTTTGGCAGCTCCAAAGAAATTCAACCGGATCTCTCATCCTCAATTGTTTCTCAGTCGTTTGGGGTCCCGGATATAGCATTTGATCCTGGAGTTTCCCTTGATTCTACTATCAATGATGGTAGCTTCTTGAATGGAGGTTCATGGGCACCGGCTCCTCAGTTTCAGCGCTTGCGAACGTTTACCAAG GTATACAAACGTGGAGCTGTTGGTAGATCTGTAGATATTACCCGTTATTCGGGCTATGAAGAGCTTAAACAAGATCTAGCTCGTAGATTTGGAATTGAGGGACAGCTTGAGGATCGGCAGAGGATAGGTTGGAAACTGGTTTATGTGGATCATGAGAATGACGTCCTACTTGTCGGTGATGACCCATGGGA AGAGTTCGTGAACTGCGTTCGCAGCATAAAAATTTTGTCCCCTCAAGAAGTCCAGCAAATGAGTCTGGATGGTGATCTTGGGAACAATGTACTTCTGAATCAGGCATGTAGCAGTTCAGATGGTGGCAACACATGGAAGAACGGAGGCGGCCAGTGTGACCAAATCTCCGGCAACCCTTCTACTGGGTCACAGGATCACTAA